The genomic region CTTCGCCCTCCGCGCAAGAGACGGTGACTTCCATACCGGTATAAAGCCTATCTGTTGCGCCCACCGCGCCCACAATCGCAGGCACGCCGATTTCACGCGCTACAATCGCCGCGTGGCACGTGCGCCCACCGCGATTTGTAATCACAGCTGCAGCTTTTTTCATCGCTGGTTCCCAATCTGGGTCAGTGTTATCGGTTACGAGAATCTCGCCTTCTTTAAAGGTATTCATATGCTCAATATCATTGATAATGCGCACTTTCCCCGCGCCAATCTTCCCACCAATCGCGCGCCCGGTGATAATCACTTCACGCTTTTCATCACTATTTTTGAACTTAAAGGTTTCTAGGCGATTGTGAGTTTCTTTCTTGATAGCTTGACTTTGCACGGTTTCTGGGCGCGCTTGCACGATGAAAATTTCCCCACTATCGCCATCTTTAGCCCATTCCATATCCATAGGGCGATATTCGCCCGCTTCTTTGGTATAGTGTTCTTCGATTTTCATCGCATAGCGCGCTAGCACGAGGATATCTTCATCAGTGATTGAGAAAGTGCGGAGTTCTTTTTGTGTGGTTTTGATATTTTTTGTAGGGTGTTCGCTACCGCGTGGCGCATAAACCATTTTTTGGTGTTTGTGTCCGAGCTGGCGCTTTATGATAGGGCGCTTGCCTTCTTTTAGTGTGGGTTTAAAGACGTAAAATTCATCAGGATTCACAGTTCCGCCCACGACATTTTCGCCAAGCCCCCAAGATGCGGTGATAAATACCGCGTCCTTAAAGCCTGTTTCTGTGTCAATACTAAACATAACGCCCGCGCTTCCCTTATCAGCGCGCACCATTTTTTGCACGCCTACAGAAAGTGCGACTTTAAAGTGGTCAAAGCCCCTTGAAGCGCGATAGCTCACCGCCCTATCGGTAAATAATGACGCAAGACAAGATTTGATATAGTGGATAAGTTCCGCCTTGCCTTTCACGCTTAAATATGTATCTTGCTGTCCAGCAAAGCTCGCATCGGGCAAATCCTCTGCGGTAGCCGAACTACGCACTGCCACATCGGCTTCTTTCATACCATATTCTTCGCTCAAAATTTTATATGCTTTAAAAATTTCTTCTCTCAAATCATCAGGGAAAGGCGTGCCAAAAATGAGTTCGCGGATTTTTTTAGAACGCGTTTTAAGCACATCGATTTCAGTTACATCTACGCCTTCAAGTAAATCTTGGATCTTTTGTCTAATCCCACCAGAATCTAGCAAATACCAATACGCATCACTTGTGATTGCAAAGCCATTTGGCACTTTTATGCCTTCACCTACTAGCTCTTGAAACATCTCTCCAATGCTTGCATTTTTACCGCCCACAATTGGGACATCTCTGTTATTAAGTTCTTTAAAAAACTTTATATACTTCA from Helicobacter himalayensis harbors:
- the ppsA gene encoding pyruvate, water dikinase, whose product is MKYIKFFKELNNRDVPIVGGKNASIGEMFQELVGEGIKVPNGFAITSDAYWYLLDSGGIRQKIQDLLEGVDVTEIDVLKTRSKKIRELIFGTPFPDDLREEIFKAYKILSEEYGMKEADVAVRSSATAEDLPDASFAGQQDTYLSVKGKAELIHYIKSCLASLFTDRAVSYRASRGFDHFKVALSVGVQKMVRADKGSAGVMFSIDTETGFKDAVFITASWGLGENVVGGTVNPDEFYVFKPTLKEGKRPIIKRQLGHKHQKMVYAPRGSEHPTKNIKTTQKELRTFSITDEDILVLARYAMKIEEHYTKEAGEYRPMDMEWAKDGDSGEIFIVQARPETVQSQAIKKETHNRLETFKFKNSDEKREVIITGRAIGGKIGAGKVRIINDIEHMNTFKEGEILVTDNTDPDWEPAMKKAAAVITNRGGRTCHAAIVAREIGVPAIVGAVGATDRLYTGMEVTVSCAEGEEGYVYAGICDYEVEALELENLGKTKTKIYMNVGNPEKAFGFSKLPNNGVGLARMELIVLNQIKAHPLALLDIQNGKGKEIKERTEIEKLMAGYENPKDFFVKKIAEGIGMICSAFYPNPVIVRTSDFKSNEYRGMVAGAGYEPQEENPMLGYRGASRYYSDLYRTAFEWECEALAMVRDEMGLTNMKVMIPFLRTPEEGKKVLEIMRRNGLESGRNGLEIYVMCELPVNVILADEFLSMFDGYSIGSNDLTQLTLGVDRDGQLVSHIFDERNPAMFAMFKQAIAACKRHNKYCGICGQAPSDYPEITEFLVKEGISSISLNPDSVVKTWQLVAELEKNLK